In the genome of Neodiprion pinetum isolate iyNeoPine1 chromosome 2, iyNeoPine1.2, whole genome shotgun sequence, one region contains:
- the sxc gene encoding UDP-N-acetylglucosamine--peptide N-acetylglucosaminyltransferase 110 kDa subunit isoform X4 produces MDYQCVIVYTVISPSTTVAPSFRLQLESTISRPTPPGCISWIKSWIKRAVAAYLRALNLSPNNAVVHGNLACVYYEQGLIDLAIDTYRRAIELQPNFPDAYCNLANALKEKGQVVEAEECYNTALRLCPTHADSLNNLANIKREQGYIEEATRLYLKALEVFPEFAAAHSNLASVLQQQGKLNEALMHYKEAIRIQPTFADAYSNMGNTLKEMQDIQGALQCYTRAIQINPAFADAHSNLASIHKDSGNIPEAIQSYRTALKLKPDFPDAYCNLAHCLQIVCDWTDYEARMKKLVSIVAEQLDKNRLPSVHPHHSMLYPLSHEFRKAIAARHANLCIEKIHVLHKQPYKYPREIGSRLKIGYVSSDFGNHPTSHLMQSIPGLHEKNNVEIFCYALSVDDGTAFRAKIAREAEHFIDLSQIPCNGKAADRINADGIHILVNMNGYTKGARNEIFALRPAPVQVMWLGYPGTSGASFMDYLITDEVTSPLELANQYSEKLAYMPHTYFIGDHRQMFPHLKERLILTDKLNSKGKVADNVAVINATDLSPMMESTLIKEIREVIVPDSKKPLEISLKVAELPTTTPIETMIASGQCQMSVNGVVVQNGMATTQVNNKTATGEEVPQNIVITTRQQYGLPEDAVVYCNFNQLYKIDPLTLHMWAHILKHVPNSVLWLLRFPAVGEPNLQATAQQLGLAPGRILFSNVAAKEEHVRRGQLADVCLDTPLCNGHTTSMDVLWTGTPVVTLPGETLASRVAASQLNTLGAPELVARTRQEYQDIAVRLGTDREFLKGIRAKVWKARSESPLFNCKMYAHGMEMLYHRMWERYALGEKPDHVAAIEKSENQNQMSD; encoded by the exons GCCTGCGTCTACTACGAACAGGG aCTCATCGACCTTGCGATCGACACTTATCGCCGGGCGATTGAACTTCAGCCAAACTTCCCAGATGCTTATTGCAATCTGGCGAACGCGCTTAAAGAAAAGGGCCAAGTCGTTGAGGCCGAGGAATGTTACAACACGGCATTGCGTCTTTGTCCGACTCACGCAGACTCCCTCAACAATCTG GCCAACATAAAACGAGAACAGGGATACATAGAAGAGGCGACACGTTTGTACTTGAAGGCGTTAGAAGTGTTTCCCGAATTTGCGGCGGCTCACAGCAATTTAGCTTCAGTTTTACAGCAGCAAGGAAAACTAAACGAAGCACTAATGCATTACAAGGAGGCAATACGCATACAGCCAACTTTTGCTGACGCGTATTCAAACATGGGAAACACTCTGAAGGAGATGCAGGACATCCAGGGAGCCCTTCAGTGTTACACAAGAGCTATACAGATTAATCCTGCATTTGCCGATGCCCATTCAAATTTGGCATCGATTCACAAAGACTCCGGAAATATTCCCGAGGCTATACAATCTTACAGAACCGCTCTTAAACTGAAGCCGGATTTTCCTGACGCTTATTGCAACCTCGCTCATTGTCTACAAATCGTTTGCGATTGGACTGATTACGAGGCCAGAATGAAGAAGCTCGTATCCATTGTCGCGGAACAACTGGACAAGAACAGGCTGCCCAGCGTTCATCCTCATCATTCCATGCTTTATCCGCTTTCTCACGAATTCAGGAAGGCCATCGCCGCCAGACACGCAAACTTGTGCATCGAGAAG ATCCACGTATTGCACAAACAGCCCTACAAATACCCACGGGAAATTGGATCACGTCTAAAGATTGGCTACGTGTCATCCGACTTTGGAAATCATCCGACCAGTCACTTGATGCAATCGATTCCCGGTCTTCACGAGAAGAATAACGTTGAGATATTTTGTTATGCCTTGAGCGTTGACGACGGCACAGCGTTTCGTGCCAAGATAGCGAGGGAAGCAGAACATTTCATAGATCTTTCGCAGATTCCGTGCAATGGCAAAGCCGCCGATCGTATAAACGCCGATGGAATTCACATTCTCGTCAATATGAACGGCTATACCAAAGGTGCCAGGAATGAAATATTCGCTCTCAGACCCGCCCCTGTTCAAGTTATGTGGCTCGGCTATCCAGGAACTTCCGGTGCCAGCTTCATGGACTATCTCATCACAGATGAAGTCACTTCACCACTTGAACTCGCCAATCAGTACAGCGAAAAACTCGCTTACATGCCGCATACATATTTTATCGGAGATCACAG ACAAATGTTCCCCCATTTGAAGGAACGTTTGATTTTAACGGACAAACTGAACTCTAAAGGAAAGGTTGCCGACAACGTGGCGGTGATAAACGCCACCGATCTTTCCCCGATGATGGAAAGTACATTGATAAAAGAAATCCGCGAGGTAATCGTACCGGATTCTAAGAAACCGTTAGAAATTTCACTCAAAGTTGCCGAACTACCAACGACAACACCGATCGAGACAATGATCGCTTCTGGTCAGTGTCAAATGTCCGTGAACGGGGTAGTCGTTCAGAATGGAATGGCGACTACGCAGGTTAACAACAAAACCGCAACCGGCGAAGAGGTGCCGCAAAATATCGTCATCACAACAAGACAGCAATACGGACTGCCGGAGGACGCGGTTGTCTACTGCAACTTCAATCAACTCTACAAAATCGATCCTCTCACTCTTCACATGTGGGCACAC ATTCTGAAACACGTGCCGAACTCTGTTCTTTGGCTACTTCGATTCCCAGCTGTCGGAGAACCGAATCTACAAGCCACAGCCCAGCAACTTGGTCTTGCACCCGGTAGAATTCTGTTCAGCAACGTCGCTGCGAAAGAGGAACACGTGAGGCGTGGACAACTCGCCGATGTCTGTCTTGACACCCCTCTCTGCAACGGTCACACGACGAGTATGGATGTTTTGTGGACTGGAACACCGGTCGTTACACTGCCCGGTGAAACTTTAGCATCTCGTGTCGCTGCTAGCCAATTGAACACTCTTGGAGCCCCCGAACTTGTCGCAAGAACGCGCCAGGAGTATCAGGATATCGCAGTGCGGCTTGGAACCGATCGTGAATT TTTGAAAGGGATTCGCGCCAAAGTCTGGAAGGCACGATCAGAGAGTCCACTGTTCAACTGCAAAATGTATGCACACGGGATGGAAATGCTGTATCATCGAATGTGGGAGAGGTACGCGCTAGGAGAGAAGCCGGACCACGTAGCAGCTATCGAGAAgtcagaaaaccagaaccaaATGTCTGACTAG